GGAATGTGACTGGACTGAAGAAAAAGGATGTTGGAGATTTCCAAAGGAGGAATTGTAATGGCAGTCAGCATAGGAAATTTAGATAAAATGCAAAAAGGCGTAATATATGGTTGCGATGTGTATGATGGCGTATATGATTATGCCATTGTCACAGAAGACAACCTGTTAATATATTTTAACAATTTGGCGGATGGTACATCTATTATAGACTTAGGTACAGGCGAGGAATTGTTTAGATTAGACCATCCACGTTGGTTTAAAAAAATAGTCAGACATTATTTGTCTGAAAAAGAGTTCCGTTCATTGACAACTGGTAGAAAGAGTAGACTTAAAGGCATAATCTACTTGGACTGGGATAATTTTTTAGACTGGGATCACTGCAACTTTGGTGAAGGATACGGAATTAGTTACAGTGATCCTAAAAGTGCGTCAAAACTTTTCAAAAGGTTGCAAAGCACATTTTTACAAAAAAGTAAAAAGGAGGAATTATAATGGCAAAAATAAATTTTGATAAGGAAATTTATGAAGGCTGGACTGTCAGAGATTTAATAGAGGTACTAGAACCACAATTAGACCTTATACAGTCAGGCAGAAGCTTTATAGAACCTATAAAAACAAAAGAAGAACTTAAAAAGTGGTGCAAAGACAATCAACCAGGCTACAAAAAGTACGTGCCTGACGTTGTCAACTACTTTGCACAAAAATACAACATAAAATAACCATCAAAAGGTGCAACTAAAGCTATTAAGACTTTGGCTGCACCTTTATGTTTTTTATAAAGGAGGATATGAAATGTACTGTTTTCTGTGGTGCAACGGAGAAATTCATAAAATCGGAGTCAAAAACAGACAACTTATATTTTCAGATCATACGCAGGAAGAATTAGAAACAGAAGTGGCTTTAAGCGCACTTAATGATGGTCAGTTTCAATGCAAGTGTGCGGAAATATATACATTGTGGCAAAAAGGACAAATAAAAAAGCTGCCAAAGTTTCTACAAAAAATGTTAAAGGAGGAATTAAAATGAGAATTGAAGGAAAATATAAGATGGGCTATTATCCTACGCCCAATAGTATAGTAGATCGCATTAAGTCTTTTTTAGATTTTCCAACGCAATATAACGTCCTTGATCCATGCTGCGGTGAAGGTGATGCAATAAGTAATTTAATAGACAATAACGGACGCACTTATGGCGTGGAACTGGACTATCAAAGATATAGCAAAGCCTGTGAAAAACTTACACGTACTTTATATGGCGGATATGAAGAAATGATAACACAAAACAATGCCTTTTCTGTACTTTTTCTAAATCCGCCATATGATACTGACGAAAATGGTGAAAGAAAAGAATTAATTTTTCTTAAAAAGACAATAAAGTACCTGACGACAGGCGGTATACTGGTTTATATAATTCCGCAGTATATTATATCTATCGTGGCAAAGCTTTTGAGTTATGCTTTTGCTGACATAAAAATATACCGCTTTACTAATGAAGAATACAAAGCATATAAGCAGGTTGTAATATTCGGCATCAAAAAAAAAGACAGAAAAGTCATTGCAAATGATATCGAAAAGCTCTTAAAGGCAGAAAAATCAGGTACAGATTTAGAAGAAATTCCACTTTTATCCGAACCTGTCTATAAAGTTCCTGTAACACTTCCTCAAAAGTACTTTAATAATGGATATGTTGACAGAGAGTATCTGGAGAAAAAACTTTCAGAATCAAATTTATTGTCTAATATTAAGAAACAATTAGAAACATTAGAGGAACAGGAAGAAAAACATCCGCCATTGCCACTGCACATGGCACATATAGGTCTATTGTTGGCAACAGGCAGTCTTAATGGTGAGATGAACGGACATGTTGTAAAAGGCATAGTTAAAAAAAGCGAAAAAAAAATTATCGAGGAAGATGAGGAAACAGGTGAACAAACAACCAAAACTACAGAGGAATTAAGCGTCAGCATTAAAATACTGACAAAATTTGGCGAGATAAAGGAATTAATTTAAGGAGGAATTTTGAGATGTATAATTTAAGTGTTTATGATAGCGAAAAAAAGGCGTATGTTTCTGCATACGCCGATTTTTATTCATACGATCCAAAACAGCTTAATTTTATTAGCTTTGCAGGCTTTGACAGTGCTGTGCAAAGCATTAAAGCTGCTATATGGAAACGCAAAACAATAAACCTTAATTATGGCTATTATTATCCAAATGGAGAATACAGAACATTTTCAGAAAAAATTGACGAATATACACATACAGTAATGATCTCTGAAGATGCCTTTAATGTACAAACTGAAAGACCACTTATCATTATATGGAACAACGATAAAACACAAGCAGTTATGAAAGTCTTGCAGGAAAAATTCAGTGTGCCATTGTTGGACAGGTGGGCAGACTGGCTTGTAAAACAACTTATAAATCAGAATTATCTGTTATATCAATATGTATATGGCATTGATATAGATGTATATAGACTTGATATAACAGAAGATGAACTGACAAAAATAGTTTTGAACGGACTTGATTGCGGAAATATAACAATTAATGGTGATCTTGACTTTGACGTATATAACATAACAATGGCAGACTATCTAAAAAAATATTCAAATGTATTCTCTCAAAAAATAGAGGAAACTTACAAGCCTTTATACGATCCTCTTAAGCCTAAAAATAATGTACTTATAAAGACTTTAAAAACAAAACCTTTCAAGGCACAAGAGGACGTTATAATGGCGTCAGTCGAAACACTAAAAAAGAAAAACAGCATTGTTGTTGTAGGTGAAATGGGAACTGGCAAGACAGCATTGATAGGACCGCCAATACCATATATCCATGCTGATGGCAAGCCTTATAACGCACTTGTCATGTGTCCTGGTCACCTTGTCAACAAGTGGAAAAGGCAAATAGAAGCGACAGTACCTGATGCAGATGCAGTGATAATGGAAAGCTGGAAAGACATTTTTAAAATACCGAAAACAAAGAACAAAATAAGGTACTATATAATATCAAAAGATAAAGCAAAACTCGGATATGCCGAAAAACCTGCTATAGTAAAACATCTAAACGGACATATATCTTGTCCTGTATGCGGGAAAAAATTTGTAGACAAAGATGATATTCCACTGACAGAAGATTATTTCAAGTCGCATACGACAAAAAACGATAAATGCCCGTACTGCAAAACAAAACTATGGCAGGCAGATAAAGACAGCTTCCGCAGGTATCCTGTAGCTGAATATATAAAGCGTCACATGAAAGGTTTTTTTGACTATTTCATCGCTGACGAAGTACACGAACTTAAAGGCGGAGATACAGCGCAAGGCAACAGTTTTGGCACTCTGTCAGGTTCATGCAAAAAGACAATAGCACTAACTGGAACATTGCTTGGAGGTTATCCAACAGATGTATTTTATCTTCTATACAGGCTTAATCCAAAAGCAATGTTAAGAGACGGTATAAGCTATAATGACACAACTCTTTTTGTAGAACGCTATGGTGCAATAGAAACAATAATAAAAGAAAAAGACAGCGAATACAACAGAACATCAAAAGGCAAACAAAAAAGTACCAGAAAGCGTATGTTGCCTGTTATTTCACCATTGATTTTCTCAAAATTCCTGCTTGACCAGTGCGTATTTCTTCAGTTGTCAGACTTGCAACAAAGCTTGCCAAAGTACACTGAAGAAGTACAAATTATAGAACCTGATGAAGAACTTAAAGAAGCATATAACGATCTGGCAAACGAACTGAAAAATGCAATTTTCAATGCAGATAAAAACAT
This portion of the Thermoanaerobacterium sp. RBIITD genome encodes:
- a CDS encoding DEAD/DEAH box helicase family protein: MYNLSVYDSEKKAYVSAYADFYSYDPKQLNFISFAGFDSAVQSIKAAIWKRKTINLNYGYYYPNGEYRTFSEKIDEYTHTVMISEDAFNVQTERPLIIIWNNDKTQAVMKVLQEKFSVPLLDRWADWLVKQLINQNYLLYQYVYGIDIDVYRLDITEDELTKIVLNGLDCGNITINGDLDFDVYNITMADYLKKYSNVFSQKIEETYKPLYDPLKPKNNVLIKTLKTKPFKAQEDVIMASVETLKKKNSIVVVGEMGTGKTALIGPPIPYIHADGKPYNALVMCPGHLVNKWKRQIEATVPDADAVIMESWKDIFKIPKTKNKIRYYIISKDKAKLGYAEKPAIVKHLNGHISCPVCGKKFVDKDDIPLTEDYFKSHTTKNDKCPYCKTKLWQADKDSFRRYPVAEYIKRHMKGFFDYFIADEVHELKGGDTAQGNSFGTLSGSCKKTIALTGTLLGGYPTDVFYLLYRLNPKAMLRDGISYNDTTLFVERYGAIETIIKEKDSEYNRTSKGKQKSTRKRMLPVISPLIFSKFLLDQCVFLQLSDLQQSLPKYTEEVQIIEPDEELKEAYNDLANELKNAIFNADKNMLSTYLMTLLRYPDSPFNNEPIPVTDYYQIVPKDLPEDFIYNKEQHLLNYVLDETNKGRNVFIYAQFTGQKDVTKRLENLLNGIGVKTCTLKTSVKQEKREEWLNEKIKDGYRCIISNFELVKTGLDLLDFPTIIFYETGYNTFTLRQASKRSWRIGQTKPVKVVFMVYKDTLQYNALALMGNKLEAAMNIEGKFSEEGLRALSNTSNIMVELAKSLVNGLDENISIEKIWQSQSDNVIDLSTFFKSVKVNYSKKKKSQIVEQLCFDFDALQQA
- a CDS encoding DUF6094 domain-containing protein — translated: MRIEGKYKMGYYPTPNSIVDRIKSFLDFPTQYNVLDPCCGEGDAISNLIDNNGRTYGVELDYQRYSKACEKLTRTLYGGYEEMITQNNAFSVLFLNPPYDTDENGERKELIFLKKTIKYLTTGGILVYIIPQYIISIVAKLLSYAFADIKIYRFTNEEYKAYKQVVIFGIKKKDRKVIANDIEKLLKAEKSGTDLEEIPLLSEPVYKVPVTLPQKYFNNGYVDREYLEKKLSESNLLSNIKKQLETLEEQEEKHPPLPLHMAHIGLLLATGSLNGEMNGHVVKGIVKKSEKKIIEEDEETGEQTTKTTEELSVSIKILTKFGEIKELI